The Thermobispora bispora DSM 43833 genome window below encodes:
- a CDS encoding glycoside hydrolase family 6 protein codes for MRLSLSGAKRSLASRIAIAAAGLALGSTMAVATATTANAAIACKVTYEQNQWPGGMSVNLTIQNLGDALNGWTLTFTFPDSGQRVDYGWSANWSQQGQSVTATSLDWNRSVPSGGSVNIGFNGSWSGSNPTPTDFKINGVACNGTPSSPPVTPPVTPPVSPSPSVSPSPSVSPSPSVSPSPSPSVSPPVSPPPGGRVDNPYEGADGYVNPEWRANALSEPGGSRVANTSTAVWLDRIAAIEGAGKMGLREHLNEAVEQDEANGSKPLTIQVVIYNLPNRDCSALASNGELLISENGLNRYKSEYIDPIAEIMSDPKYRNLRIVAILEPDSLPNLITNVNSHEKCREAQQSGAYVQGVQYAINKLRAIPNVYIYVDAAHHGWLGWDTNFGPAVDLFYSTIAGTQYGVDGVDGFIVNTANYSATVEPYFNINTTVNGVTVRQSKWVDWNQYVDEQSFAQALRNALIAKGFRNTIGMLIDTSRNGWGGPDRPTGPSSATDVNKFVDESRIDRRIHAGNWCNQAGAGLGERPRANPAPGIDAYVWVKPPGESDGASEEIPNDEGKSFDRMCDPTYEGNSLNGYNKTGALPNAPISGHWFSAQFQELMRNAYPPLD; via the coding sequence ATGCGACTCAGCCTTTCCGGAGCCAAACGCTCCCTGGCAAGCCGCATCGCGATCGCGGCCGCCGGGCTGGCGCTTGGCTCCACGATGGCCGTCGCCACGGCCACCACGGCGAACGCTGCGATCGCGTGCAAGGTCACGTACGAGCAGAACCAGTGGCCGGGCGGCATGTCGGTCAACCTCACCATCCAGAATCTGGGTGACGCGCTGAACGGGTGGACCCTCACGTTCACCTTCCCCGACAGCGGTCAGCGGGTCGACTACGGCTGGTCGGCGAACTGGTCGCAGCAGGGCCAGTCGGTGACCGCCACCTCGCTCGACTGGAACCGGTCGGTGCCGAGCGGCGGGTCGGTGAACATCGGCTTCAACGGTTCCTGGAGCGGGAGCAACCCGACGCCGACCGACTTCAAGATCAACGGTGTCGCCTGCAACGGCACGCCGTCCAGTCCGCCGGTGACGCCTCCGGTCACCCCGCCGGTGTCGCCGTCGCCGTCGGTCTCGCCGTCGCCTTCGGTGTCGCCGTCGCCTTCGGTGTCGCCTTCGCCGTCGCCGTCGGTGTCCCCGCCGGTCTCCCCGCCGCCTGGCGGCCGCGTTGACAACCCCTACGAGGGTGCCGACGGGTACGTGAACCCCGAGTGGCGGGCGAACGCCCTGTCCGAGCCGGGTGGCTCGCGGGTCGCCAACACCTCGACCGCGGTCTGGCTGGACCGGATCGCGGCGATCGAGGGCGCGGGCAAGATGGGGCTCCGCGAGCACCTGAACGAGGCCGTCGAGCAGGACGAGGCGAACGGCTCCAAGCCGCTGACGATCCAGGTCGTCATCTACAACCTGCCGAACCGCGACTGCTCCGCGCTCGCCTCCAACGGTGAGCTGCTGATCTCGGAGAACGGTCTCAACCGGTACAAGTCCGAGTACATCGATCCGATCGCGGAGATCATGTCCGATCCGAAGTACCGCAACCTTCGGATCGTCGCGATCCTCGAGCCCGACTCGCTGCCGAACCTGATCACCAACGTCAACAGCCACGAGAAGTGCCGGGAGGCGCAGCAGTCGGGGGCGTACGTTCAGGGTGTTCAGTACGCGATCAACAAGCTGCGTGCGATCCCGAACGTCTACATCTACGTTGACGCCGCCCACCACGGCTGGCTTGGTTGGGACACCAACTTCGGCCCGGCCGTCGACCTCTTCTACTCCACGATCGCCGGCACCCAGTACGGCGTGGACGGCGTGGACGGCTTCATCGTGAACACGGCGAACTACTCCGCCACGGTGGAGCCCTACTTCAACATCAACACGACCGTCAACGGCGTGACGGTGCGGCAGTCCAAGTGGGTGGACTGGAACCAGTACGTCGACGAGCAGTCCTTCGCGCAGGCGCTGCGGAACGCCCTGATCGCCAAGGGCTTCCGGAACACGATCGGCATGCTGATCGACACCTCCCGTAACGGGTGGGGTGGCCCCGACCGGCCGACCGGGCCCAGCAGCGCCACCGACGTGAACAAGTTCGTCGACGAGTCGCGGATCGACCGCCGGATCCACGCCGGCAACTGGTGCAACCAGGCCGGTGCCGGCCTCGGCGAGCGGCCGCGCGCCAACCCCGCTCCGGGAATCGACGCCTACGTCTGGGTCAAGCCGCCGGGTGAGTCGGACGGCGCCAGCGAGGAGATCCCGAACGACGAGGGCAAGAGCTTCGACCGGATGTGCGACCCGACCTACGAGGGCAACTCGCTGAACGGTTACAACAAGACCGGTGCCCTCCCGAACGCGCCGATCTCCGGTCACTGGTTCTCCGCTCAGTTCCAGGAGCTGATGCGGAACGCCTACCCGCCGCTCGACTGA
- a CDS encoding fatty acid desaturase, producing the protein MTRQSFAWAPARGQAVLRALESAARVLTTPFLPEDYLELFDPLWSLEEPRGRIEAVIPETADAATLVIRPSRGWRPHRPGQWVRIGVEIRGKYHWRTFSISSPPERADGRITITVKAIAGGLVSNHLVRRAAPGTIVRLSRPEGEFVLPDPLPPRLLFLTAGSGITPVMAMLSSLFARSTVDGGPTGPDVVLVHSAPTRENVIFGERLRRLAGRSPGLRLVERHTRVEGRLSPRDLAGICPDWTERDVWACGPPAMLDELAAYWPGPADRLHMERFRLAVAPVTGAGGTVRFTASGREATADGRTPLLAVGEAAGVLMPSGCRMGICHGCVVRLRSGRVLDLRTGVVHGEEGDLIQTCVSAAAGPVENRDLKGSAPMPAVPELTPEELEEFGRELDRIRTEVMTSLGEEDARYIRGLVATRRGLEVAGRALLFASWLPPAWLAGTAALATAKILDNMEIGHNVLHGQWDWMGDPKIHSTTWEWDIVVPADQWKHFHNLVHHTWTNVFGKDRDIGFSAIRITPEQPWHPIFLAQPLYTALLALFFEYGVAIYDAELERVPSGRMDLKEALRRLRGVARKARRQIVKDYVAFPLLAGPAFLPVLLGNLTANMIRNVWAHTIIFCGHFPDGAVFFTEEQIENETRGEWYLRQILGSCNIKGGRLFHIMTGNLSHQIEHHLFPDMPSNRYAQIAPRVRALCARFGVPYHTGSLLRQAGSVWKNILRLAFPSPAGRPERATEPAAPETAPAAEGGAVHGRYQAVA; encoded by the coding sequence GTGACCCGGCAATCGTTCGCATGGGCCCCGGCGCGGGGACAGGCCGTGCTGCGGGCCCTGGAGTCCGCCGCCCGGGTGCTCACCACCCCGTTCCTGCCCGAGGACTACCTGGAGCTCTTCGACCCGCTGTGGTCGCTGGAGGAGCCGCGCGGCCGGATCGAGGCGGTGATCCCGGAGACCGCGGACGCGGCGACCCTCGTGATCCGGCCGAGCCGGGGGTGGCGGCCCCACCGCCCGGGACAGTGGGTGCGGATCGGGGTCGAGATCCGGGGCAAGTACCACTGGCGTACCTTCTCGATCTCGTCACCTCCGGAGCGGGCCGACGGCCGTATCACGATCACGGTCAAGGCGATCGCCGGCGGTCTGGTCTCGAACCACCTCGTCCGGCGCGCCGCCCCGGGGACGATCGTCAGGCTCAGCCGGCCGGAGGGCGAGTTCGTCCTCCCGGATCCGCTCCCGCCGCGCCTGCTCTTCCTCACCGCGGGCAGCGGCATCACCCCGGTGATGGCGATGCTGAGCAGCCTGTTCGCCCGGAGCACCGTGGACGGCGGCCCCACCGGGCCCGATGTGGTCCTCGTGCATTCGGCGCCCACCCGGGAGAACGTGATCTTCGGTGAGCGGCTGAGAAGGCTCGCCGGCCGATCCCCCGGGCTCCGGCTCGTCGAGCGGCACACCCGGGTCGAGGGCCGGCTCTCCCCCAGGGACCTGGCCGGCATCTGCCCGGACTGGACGGAACGCGACGTCTGGGCCTGCGGGCCGCCGGCGATGCTCGACGAGCTCGCGGCGTACTGGCCCGGGCCCGCGGATCGGCTGCACATGGAGCGGTTCCGCCTCGCGGTCGCACCGGTCACCGGCGCGGGCGGGACGGTCCGCTTCACCGCGAGCGGCCGCGAGGCGACGGCCGACGGCCGGACACCACTGCTCGCCGTGGGCGAGGCGGCCGGGGTGCTGATGCCGAGCGGGTGCCGCATGGGCATCTGTCACGGCTGTGTGGTGCGGCTCCGCTCCGGCCGGGTGCTCGACCTGCGCACCGGCGTGGTCCACGGCGAGGAGGGCGACCTCATCCAGACCTGTGTGTCGGCCGCCGCGGGCCCCGTCGAAAATCGAGATCTGAAAGGGAGCGCACCCATGCCTGCCGTACCGGAACTGACCCCCGAGGAGCTGGAAGAGTTCGGCCGGGAGCTGGACCGGATCCGCACGGAGGTGATGACGAGCCTCGGCGAGGAGGACGCCCGGTACATCCGGGGCCTCGTCGCCACGCGGCGCGGGCTGGAGGTCGCCGGCCGGGCGCTGCTGTTCGCCTCCTGGCTGCCGCCCGCGTGGCTCGCCGGGACCGCCGCCCTCGCCACGGCGAAGATCCTCGACAACATGGAGATCGGCCACAACGTCCTGCACGGCCAGTGGGACTGGATGGGCGATCCGAAGATCCACTCCACGACCTGGGAGTGGGACATCGTGGTCCCCGCCGACCAGTGGAAGCACTTCCACAACCTCGTCCACCACACCTGGACGAACGTGTTCGGCAAGGACCGGGACATCGGGTTCTCCGCGATCCGGATCACCCCGGAGCAGCCCTGGCATCCGATCTTCCTGGCGCAGCCGCTCTACACCGCGCTGCTCGCGCTGTTCTTCGAGTACGGCGTCGCCATCTACGACGCCGAGCTCGAGCGCGTGCCCTCCGGGAGGATGGACCTGAAGGAGGCCCTGCGCCGGCTCCGGGGCGTCGCGCGCAAGGCGCGACGGCAGATCGTGAAGGACTACGTGGCCTTCCCGCTGCTCGCCGGCCCGGCCTTCCTGCCGGTGCTGCTCGGCAACCTCACCGCGAACATGATCCGCAACGTCTGGGCCCACACGATCATCTTCTGCGGCCATTTCCCGGACGGCGCCGTCTTCTTCACCGAGGAGCAGATCGAGAACGAGACCCGGGGTGAGTGGTACCTCCGCCAGATCCTCGGCTCGTGCAACATCAAGGGCGGCCGGCTCTTCCACATCATGACCGGCAATCTCAGCCACCAGATCGAGCACCATCTCTTCCCCGACATGCCGAGCAACCGCTACGCCCAGATCGCGCCCCGGGTCCGCGCGCTCTGTGCGCGGTTCGGCGTGCCGTACCACACCGGCTCCCTCCTCCGGCAGGCGGGCTCGGTGTGGAAGAACATCCTGCGGCTGGCGTTCCCCAGCCCGGCGGGCCGGCCGGAGCGGGCCACCGAGCCGGCGGCCCCGGAGACCGCGCCCGCCGCGGAGGGAGGGGCCGTCCACGGCCGGTACCAGGCGGTCGCCTAA
- a CDS encoding malate dehydrogenase — MTVKVTVTGAAGQIGYALLFRIASGQLLGPDVPVRLSLLEITPALKAAEGTAMELDDCAFPLLRGVDITDDPVKAFDGANVALLVGARPRTAGMERKDLLEANGGIFGPQGKAINDHAADDIRVLVVGNPANTNALIAKAHAPDVPADRFTAMTRLDHNRAISQLAQKLNVPVTDIKKMTIWGNHSTTQYPDLFHTEVGGKIAAELVEEEWLRDTFIPTVAKRGAAIIEARGASSAASAANAALNHVYDWVNGTPEGDWVSVALPSDGSYGVPEGLVCSFPAVSRNGRWEIVQGLEINEFSRERIDASVRELIEERDAVKALGLI; from the coding sequence ATGACCGTCAAAGTGACCGTCACCGGCGCGGCCGGACAGATCGGGTACGCGCTGCTCTTCCGCATCGCCTCGGGCCAGCTCCTCGGCCCCGACGTACCGGTGAGGCTCAGCCTGCTGGAGATCACCCCCGCGCTGAAGGCGGCCGAGGGAACCGCGATGGAGCTCGACGACTGCGCGTTCCCGCTGCTCCGCGGGGTGGACATCACCGACGACCCCGTCAAGGCGTTCGATGGGGCGAACGTCGCCCTCCTCGTGGGCGCCCGCCCCCGCACCGCCGGGATGGAGCGCAAGGACCTGCTCGAGGCGAACGGCGGCATCTTCGGGCCGCAGGGCAAGGCGATCAACGACCACGCGGCCGACGACATCCGCGTGCTGGTCGTGGGCAACCCGGCCAACACGAACGCCCTCATCGCCAAGGCCCACGCCCCCGACGTCCCGGCCGACCGCTTCACCGCGATGACGCGGCTCGACCACAACCGCGCGATCTCCCAGCTCGCGCAGAAGCTGAACGTCCCGGTGACGGACATCAAGAAGATGACGATCTGGGGCAACCACTCCACCACCCAGTACCCGGACCTCTTCCACACCGAGGTGGGGGGCAAGATCGCCGCCGAGCTGGTCGAGGAGGAGTGGCTGCGCGACACCTTCATCCCGACCGTGGCCAAGCGCGGCGCCGCGATCATCGAGGCGCGCGGCGCGTCCTCGGCCGCCTCCGCGGCGAACGCCGCGCTCAACCACGTCTACGACTGGGTGAACGGCACCCCCGAGGGCGACTGGGTCTCGGTGGCGCTCCCCTCCGACGGCTCCTACGGCGTGCCCGAGGGCCTCGTCTGCTCGTTCCCCGCGGTGTCGCGGAACGGCCGCTGGGAGATCGTCCAGGGCCTGGAGATCAACGAGTTCTCCCGGGAGCGCATCGACGCCTCGGTCCGGGAGCTGATCGAGGAGCGCGACGCGGTCAAGGCGCTCGGCCTCATCTGA
- a CDS encoding phosphotransferase enzyme family protein, translated as MTTPTQPTLADEAFTILRDVCKHVGLDADGAELLRLRSNAVFKLRGDMVVRISTSPDALTRLPVVLAVARWLADRGFPTVRPADEITDQPIEWDGHAVTFWRYVPASGRPTTRQLGRVLRLLHREPVPPIALRRLTDPLAEVRQAVEHRPEVLTPDQRAWLKDRIEELTCRWRDLETTGAPVLLHGDAWIDNLLRCQDGHVVLCDWDGVAIGPREWDLVHTYHGHRRFGLSAAEVDEFASAYGTDLRLWPGFSTLMEVRDMYAVGVHIRNAARDPFSRQELPRRLDSLTRGDGYARWYLSAPA; from the coding sequence GTGACGACGCCGACGCAGCCCACCCTCGCGGATGAGGCGTTCACCATCCTGCGGGACGTCTGCAAGCACGTCGGGCTCGACGCGGACGGGGCGGAGCTGCTCCGGCTGCGCAGCAACGCCGTGTTCAAGCTCCGCGGCGACATGGTGGTCCGGATCTCCACCTCGCCGGACGCGCTCACCCGGCTGCCGGTGGTGCTCGCCGTGGCCCGCTGGCTCGCCGATCGGGGCTTCCCCACGGTCCGCCCGGCGGACGAGATCACGGACCAGCCGATCGAGTGGGACGGGCACGCGGTCACCTTCTGGCGGTACGTGCCCGCGTCCGGCCGGCCGACCACCCGGCAGCTCGGCCGGGTGCTGCGCCTGCTCCACCGCGAGCCGGTGCCCCCGATCGCGCTGCGGCGGCTCACCGACCCGCTCGCCGAGGTACGGCAGGCGGTCGAGCACCGTCCGGAGGTGCTCACCCCCGACCAGCGCGCGTGGCTCAAGGACCGCATCGAGGAGCTCACCTGCCGCTGGCGCGACCTGGAGACCACCGGCGCCCCGGTCCTGCTCCACGGCGACGCGTGGATCGACAACCTGCTGCGCTGCCAGGACGGCCACGTGGTGCTGTGCGATTGGGACGGGGTGGCGATCGGGCCGCGGGAGTGGGACCTCGTGCACACCTACCACGGGCACCGGCGGTTCGGGCTCTCCGCCGCCGAGGTCGACGAGTTCGCCAGCGCGTACGGCACGGACCTGCGGCTGTGGCCGGGGTTCAGCACCCTGATGGAGGTCCGGGACATGTACGCGGTGGGCGTGCACATCCGCAACGCGGCCCGGGACCCGTTCTCCCGGCAGGAGCTGCCCCGCAGGCTCGACTCGCTCACCCGCGGGGACGGGTACGCGCGCTGGTACCTGTCCGCGCCGGCGTGA
- a CDS encoding helix-turn-helix domain-containing protein yields the protein MARGEHPPSCARRWRQEAETRGWTLWQTAQAIHGCCGVSLLKAHRLARGWSARQAIEELESMCQRQGLGLPRANIDLLNAWENNRARPRPQTIDLLARLYKANAIRLGLAADYCEDDDAGLRIVPPGPGQEQGSWSSEDLERRALFHQTLLDGVPDGRFFAAVESTRQELDRTLATGTVSEDRLDRLDEQVLRYRREYMSTPPMPMLCRVMLELSEINRLNADRQPFSAQRRLLTATTMLALLAADALMKLGDTHQAHAWYGTARAAADDVGDLRLRALVRAQQTMLLYYYGDPGETVRLAREARSLAGPAPSSPAALAAAAEARALARLGETEAAKAALADAERIFARMRGANQDDLAFVFTEKRMKFYRTGTLIELGETDAINGIDGQSSPGFQTIDPALIMLDQAAHVARQGNREEACRMAADALRLVPAEHRTSIVVSRAKGLLDGTDPDHPAVQELRRMLAESASPFVMAAAPGAGR from the coding sequence ATGGCCCGTGGAGAGCACCCCCCGTCATGTGCTCGACGATGGCGTCAGGAGGCGGAGACCCGGGGGTGGACCCTGTGGCAGACCGCCCAGGCGATCCACGGATGCTGCGGGGTGAGCCTGCTCAAGGCGCATCGGCTCGCGCGCGGCTGGTCGGCGCGGCAGGCGATCGAGGAGCTGGAGAGCATGTGCCAGCGGCAGGGCCTCGGCCTGCCGCGGGCGAACATCGATCTGCTCAACGCGTGGGAGAACAACCGGGCGCGCCCCCGGCCGCAGACCATCGACCTGCTCGCCCGGCTCTACAAGGCGAACGCGATCCGGCTCGGCCTCGCCGCCGACTACTGCGAGGACGACGACGCGGGCCTGCGGATCGTCCCGCCCGGCCCGGGGCAGGAGCAGGGATCCTGGAGCTCGGAGGATCTGGAGCGGCGCGCGCTCTTCCACCAGACGCTGCTCGACGGAGTGCCCGACGGCCGGTTCTTCGCGGCCGTCGAGAGCACCCGGCAGGAGCTCGATCGCACGCTCGCCACCGGCACGGTGAGCGAGGACCGGCTCGACCGGCTCGATGAGCAGGTGCTGCGGTACCGGCGGGAGTACATGAGCACGCCGCCGATGCCGATGCTCTGCCGGGTGATGCTCGAGCTCTCCGAGATCAACCGGCTCAACGCCGATCGGCAGCCGTTCTCGGCCCAGCGCCGGCTGCTGACCGCGACCACCATGCTCGCGCTGCTCGCCGCCGACGCGCTGATGAAGCTGGGCGACACCCACCAGGCGCACGCCTGGTACGGCACGGCGCGCGCGGCCGCCGACGACGTGGGCGACCTGCGGCTGCGCGCGCTGGTCCGGGCCCAGCAGACCATGCTCCTCTACTACTACGGCGACCCCGGCGAGACGGTCAGGCTCGCCCGCGAGGCCAGGTCCCTGGCCGGCCCGGCGCCGAGCTCACCGGCGGCCCTCGCCGCGGCGGCCGAGGCGCGCGCCCTGGCGCGCCTGGGGGAGACCGAGGCGGCCAAGGCCGCGCTGGCCGACGCGGAGCGGATCTTCGCCCGGATGCGCGGCGCCAACCAGGACGACCTGGCCTTCGTCTTCACGGAGAAGCGGATGAAGTTCTACCGGACCGGCACGCTGATCGAGCTGGGGGAGACCGACGCGATCAACGGGATCGACGGGCAGTCCTCCCCGGGCTTCCAGACGATCGACCCCGCCCTGATCATGCTCGATCAGGCCGCACACGTCGCCCGCCAGGGGAACCGGGAGGAGGCGTGCCGGATGGCCGCCGACGCGCTGCGGCTGGTGCCGGCCGAGCACCGCACCTCGATCGTGGTGAGCCGGGCCAAGGGCCTGCTCGACGGCACGGACCCGGATCACCCCGCGGTGCAGGAGCTCCGGCGGATGCTCGCCGAGTCCGCGTCTCCGTTCGTGATGGCAGCCGCCCCGGGGGCCGGCCGGTGA
- the cysS gene encoding cysteine--tRNA ligase has product MGLRLYDTFHRAVREFSPRIPGRVSIYLCGPTVVTPPHAGQMRSQIDFDILQRWLKFRGYDVLLCRNVTDVEDKIIGRSISEGTPWWRITDSVYRMFDRAFADLGCLPPSVEPRATGHIPEMIEMIEELLARGHAYEHDGDVYFSVASYPRYGALSGQRMERLRVTERPARGKRDPRDFTLWKRVDLGEPVWDSPWGKGRPGWHLECSAMARRYLGPAFDIHGGGSNLIFPHHENELAQSRALGDEFARFWVHNGQVTYGGEKIRKRLGDPFAVPALLGRVRPVELRYYLAAAHYRSRLEFSLAALEEAAAAYRRIERFVLRVGADRSPVLPHRFAEAMDDDLNVPRALSLVHAAVAEGNAALVTRDHVAAARICGSVRAMLDVLGLDPLSEHWAGGEPLEEIAAAVLRLVRELAAESADRGDHETARALERRIELALAGGPALRQPALVT; this is encoded by the coding sequence GTGGGTCTACGCCTTTATGACACATTCCACCGAGCCGTACGAGAATTCTCACCGCGCATTCCCGGCCGGGTGTCGATTTATCTCTGCGGCCCGACGGTCGTGACCCCGCCGCACGCCGGGCAGATGAGGTCGCAGATCGACTTCGATATTCTGCAGCGCTGGCTCAAATTCCGCGGATATGACGTCCTGCTGTGCCGTAACGTCACCGACGTCGAGGACAAGATAATCGGCAGGTCGATTTCCGAGGGCACGCCGTGGTGGCGGATAACCGATTCCGTCTACCGGATGTTCGACCGCGCCTTCGCGGACCTCGGCTGCCTGCCGCCCAGCGTGGAGCCCCGCGCCACCGGGCACATCCCCGAGATGATCGAGATGATCGAGGAGCTCCTCGCCCGCGGTCACGCCTACGAGCACGACGGCGACGTCTACTTCTCGGTCGCGTCCTATCCGCGGTACGGCGCGCTCTCCGGCCAGCGGATGGAGCGCCTGCGGGTCACCGAGCGGCCCGCGCGGGGGAAGCGCGACCCCCGCGACTTCACCCTGTGGAAGCGCGTCGACCTGGGCGAACCGGTCTGGGACTCGCCCTGGGGCAAGGGCCGGCCCGGCTGGCACCTGGAGTGCTCGGCCATGGCCCGCCGGTATCTGGGCCCGGCGTTCGACATCCACGGCGGCGGATCGAACCTGATCTTCCCGCACCACGAGAACGAGCTGGCCCAGTCCCGGGCCCTGGGCGACGAGTTCGCGCGCTTCTGGGTGCACAACGGCCAGGTGACCTACGGCGGGGAGAAGATCCGCAAGCGCCTCGGGGATCCGTTCGCCGTCCCGGCCCTGCTCGGCCGGGTCCGCCCGGTGGAGCTCCGCTACTACCTCGCCGCGGCCCACTACCGCTCCCGTCTGGAGTTCTCCCTGGCCGCCCTGGAGGAGGCGGCGGCCGCCTACCGGCGGATCGAGCGGTTCGTGCTCCGGGTGGGCGCGGACCGCAGCCCGGTGCTCCCCCACCGGTTCGCGGAGGCCATGGACGACGACCTGAACGTGCCGCGCGCGCTCTCCCTCGTCCACGCGGCGGTGGCGGAGGGGAACGCCGCCCTGGTCACCCGCGATCACGTGGCCGCGGCCCGGATCTGCGGGTCGGTACGGGCGATGCTCGACGTGCTCGGCCTCGACCCGCTGAGCGAGCACTGGGCGGGCGGAGAGCCGCTGGAGGAGATCGCGGCGGCCGTGCTGCGGCTGGTCCGCGAGCTCGCGGCGGAGAGCGCGGATCGCGGGGACCACGAGACCGCCCGGGCCCTGGAGCGCCGGATCGAGCTGGCCCTGGCGGGCGGGCCGGCGCTCCGGCAGCCGGCGCTCGTCACCTGA
- a CDS encoding glycosyltransferase family 4 protein → MRILHVSDCYLPRLGGIEVQVADLVRVQREAGHEVEVVTATPGEAAPGVHRIVAGLPFELPVHPRGTSRLLRLMADRAPDVVHVHTGAVSPFAWMGVRAAMLARLPAVVTVHSMWDPVTRGVYRALQAAFGWRRWGLVVTAVSEAAARPIRAVCGPGVPVRVVSNGLDVQAWRPARPAEPTEDEAGRPVHIVAVGRLAPRKQPMRLLKLLESARGKVPPEIAMRATIVGDGPARGRMERYLRSGRLDWISLPGRFDRERIKELLASADVFVAPAPRESFGLAALEARAAGVPVVARAQSGVADFVRPGKEGLLGRTFDELASAIALLVRDANLRRSIAEHNREVEPVACSWPAVLEGFDRCYELARR, encoded by the coding sequence GTGCGGATCCTTCACGTGAGCGACTGCTATCTGCCCAGGCTGGGCGGTATCGAAGTGCAGGTCGCCGACCTCGTCCGGGTCCAGCGCGAGGCGGGCCACGAGGTCGAGGTGGTCACCGCGACCCCGGGCGAGGCCGCGCCGGGCGTGCACCGGATCGTAGCCGGGCTGCCGTTCGAGCTGCCCGTGCACCCCCGGGGAACCTCCCGCCTGCTGCGGCTCATGGCCGACCGGGCGCCGGACGTGGTGCACGTGCACACCGGGGCGGTGTCGCCGTTCGCCTGGATGGGGGTGCGGGCGGCGATGCTGGCCCGGCTGCCGGCCGTGGTCACCGTGCACAGCATGTGGGATCCGGTGACCCGGGGCGTTTACCGGGCGCTGCAGGCGGCCTTCGGCTGGCGGCGGTGGGGGCTCGTGGTGACCGCGGTGAGCGAGGCGGCCGCGCGCCCGATCCGCGCGGTCTGCGGCCCGGGCGTCCCGGTGCGCGTGGTGTCGAACGGGCTCGACGTGCAGGCGTGGCGGCCCGCCCGCCCGGCGGAGCCCACGGAGGATGAGGCCGGCCGGCCGGTGCACATCGTCGCCGTGGGCCGGCTGGCCCCGCGCAAGCAGCCGATGCGGCTGCTCAAGCTGCTGGAGTCGGCGCGCGGCAAGGTCCCCCCGGAGATCGCGATGCGCGCGACGATCGTGGGCGACGGCCCGGCGCGGGGGCGGATGGAGCGGTACCTGAGGTCCGGCCGGCTCGACTGGATCTCGCTCCCGGGCAGGTTCGACCGGGAGCGGATCAAGGAGCTGCTCGCCTCCGCGGACGTGTTCGTGGCCCCCGCCCCGCGCGAGTCGTTCGGCCTGGCCGCGCTGGAGGCCCGGGCGGCCGGGGTCCCGGTGGTGGCCCGCGCCCAGAGCGGGGTCGCCGACTTCGTCCGTCCGGGGAAGGAGGGCCTGCTCGGCCGCACCTTCGACGAGCTGGCGTCGGCGATCGCCCTGCTCGTCCGGGACGCGAACCTGCGGCGCTCCATCGCCGAGCACAACCGGGAGGTGGAGCCGGTCGCGTGCTCCTGGCCGGCCGTGCTCGAGGGGTTCGACCGCTGCTACGAGCTCGCCCGCCGCTGA
- a CDS encoding PIG-L deacetylase family protein gives MSTAVFFHAHPDDEALLTAGTMAMLAAQGHRVVLVVATAGERGLADLPQGEELGQVRMRELHKSAAVLGCARVVLLGYADSGLGLDGGVAEDRPENAFMDADVEEAAQRLATVLKEESAELLTIYDPAGGYGHPDHVQVYRVGTRAAEIAGTPIVLEATVNRDLLLAGLRVASRFYPSLDIRSFESAYTPAEAITHRVNVRRYAKAKRAAMAAHATQTTGGDGARTLGAFLRIPGPLFRFVFGTEWYVRRDLPPGTRLKHPFDDPKGVGSSA, from the coding sequence ATGAGCACTGCGGTGTTCTTCCACGCCCATCCGGATGACGAGGCGCTGCTCACGGCCGGGACCATGGCGATGCTCGCCGCCCAGGGGCACCGGGTCGTGCTCGTGGTCGCGACCGCCGGGGAGCGCGGGCTCGCCGATCTCCCGCAGGGCGAGGAGCTGGGCCAGGTCCGGATGCGGGAGCTGCACAAGTCCGCCGCCGTGCTGGGGTGCGCCCGGGTGGTGCTGCTCGGCTACGCGGACTCCGGCCTGGGGCTGGACGGCGGCGTCGCCGAGGACCGGCCGGAGAACGCGTTCATGGACGCCGACGTCGAGGAGGCGGCCCAGCGGCTCGCCACGGTCCTGAAGGAGGAGTCGGCCGAGCTGCTGACGATCTATGACCCCGCCGGCGGGTACGGCCACCCGGACCACGTGCAGGTGTACCGGGTGGGCACCCGGGCGGCCGAGATCGCCGGCACGCCGATCGTCCTGGAGGCGACGGTCAACCGCGATCTGCTCCTGGCCGGCCTGCGGGTGGCCTCCCGGTTCTACCCGTCCCTCGACATCCGGAGCTTCGAGAGCGCCTACACCCCGGCGGAGGCGATCACGCACCGGGTCAACGTGCGCAGGTACGCCAAGGCGAAGCGGGCGGCGATGGCCGCGCACGCCACGCAGACGACCGGTGGGGACGGCGCGCGCACCCTTGGCGCGTTCCTCCGGATCCCCGGCCCGCTCTTCCGGTTCGTCTTCGGCACCGAGTGGTACGTACGCCGTGACCTGCCGCCGGGGACCCGGCTGAAACACCCCTTCGACGATCCGAAGGGGGTGGGATCCTCCGCGTAG